The following proteins come from a genomic window of Mycobacterium sp. DL:
- a CDS encoding ABC transporter permease, with protein sequence MTSTVRPGMVQVGLPTWIYLPALLGAAFVIVPLVAVLLNIDWPQFFPLITSESSLAALALSVKTATASTAVCIVIGVPMALVLARGSFRGLPVLRALVLLPLVLPPVVGGIALLYTFGRQGLLGQHLDVLGIRIAFSTTAVVLAQSFVSLPFLVVSLEGALRSAGSGYDHIAATLGARPTTVLRTVTLPLVLPGLVSGAVLAFARSLGEFGATLTFAGSLQGVTRTLPLEIYLQRETDADAAVALSLLLIVVAAAIVIASASRRLTGPL encoded by the coding sequence ATGACCAGCACGGTGCGCCCCGGCATGGTGCAGGTCGGACTACCGACGTGGATCTACCTGCCTGCGCTGCTCGGTGCCGCGTTCGTGATCGTGCCGCTTGTCGCGGTTCTTCTCAACATCGACTGGCCGCAGTTCTTTCCCTTGATCACCTCCGAATCCTCCCTTGCGGCACTGGCTCTCAGCGTGAAGACAGCGACCGCCAGCACCGCGGTGTGCATCGTCATCGGTGTGCCGATGGCTCTTGTACTGGCACGCGGCAGCTTTCGCGGGCTGCCGGTGCTGCGCGCGCTGGTGCTGCTGCCGCTGGTCCTGCCGCCGGTGGTCGGCGGGATCGCGCTGCTGTACACGTTCGGCCGGCAGGGACTGCTCGGCCAGCACCTCGATGTGCTCGGCATCCGGATCGCGTTCTCGACCACGGCGGTGGTGCTCGCCCAGTCGTTCGTGTCGCTGCCCTTTCTGGTCGTCAGCCTCGAAGGCGCGTTGCGTTCAGCCGGATCGGGATATGACCACATCGCCGCAACACTCGGCGCGCGGCCCACCACGGTGCTGCGGACCGTGACGCTGCCGTTGGTGCTGCCGGGCCTGGTGTCGGGTGCGGTGCTGGCGTTCGCCCGATCGCTGGGCGAGTTCGGCGCGACGCTGACGTTCGCCGGGTCGCTGCAGGGCGTGACCAGGACACTGCCCCTGGAGATCTACCTGCAGCGCGAAACCGATGCCGATGCCGCGGTTGCCCTGTCGCTGCTGCTCATCGTCGTCGCCGCGGCGATCGTGATCGCCTCGGCCAGCCGCCGGCTGACGGGGCCGCTGTGA
- the modA gene encoding molybdate ABC transporter substrate-binding protein, producing the protein MWVLTGCSSPQTDSTDVTVFAAASLKSTFTELGARFEKDHPGTTVTFNFAGSSDLVTQLTQGAPADVFASADTNNMSKAVDAGLVSGDPVDFATNTLTIVTPPGNPRGVASFADLAAPGTQVVVCAPQVPCGSATETLERATGVSLSPVSEESAVTDVLGKITSGQADAGLVYVTDAVAAGDQVTTVVFPESSAAVNTYPIAALEEADRPDTAQMFVDLVTGTQGQEVLAAAGFAAP; encoded by the coding sequence CTGTGGGTTCTCACAGGTTGTTCGTCGCCGCAGACCGACAGCACCGACGTCACGGTTTTTGCTGCGGCGTCACTGAAGTCGACGTTCACCGAGTTGGGCGCCCGATTCGAAAAGGACCATCCCGGAACGACGGTGACGTTCAACTTCGCCGGTTCCTCCGACCTCGTCACCCAACTCACGCAGGGCGCACCCGCCGACGTCTTCGCGTCCGCCGACACGAACAACATGTCCAAGGCGGTCGACGCCGGACTGGTCAGCGGTGACCCGGTCGACTTCGCCACCAACACGCTGACCATCGTCACCCCACCCGGAAACCCTCGCGGAGTGGCCTCTTTCGCCGATCTGGCTGCGCCGGGAACCCAAGTGGTGGTGTGCGCACCACAGGTGCCCTGTGGATCGGCCACCGAGACTCTCGAGCGGGCGACCGGGGTGAGCCTGTCGCCGGTCAGCGAGGAGTCCGCCGTCACCGACGTGCTCGGCAAGATCACCTCCGGCCAAGCCGACGCCGGCCTGGTGTATGTCACCGATGCAGTCGCCGCTGGCGATCAGGTGACCACCGTCGTGTTCCCGGAGTCGTCCGCCGCGGTGAACACCTACCCGATCGCGGCCCTCGAAGAAGCCGACCGTCCGGACACCGCGCAGATGTTCGTCGATCTGGTGACCGGAACCCAGGGACAGGAAGTGTTGGCAGCAGCGGGATTCGCTGCGCCATGA
- a CDS encoding TOBE domain-containing protein — translation MPPIRIKDAAALLGVSDDTVRRWIDGGTLASYKDDTGRKVIAGDVLAEFAGDHASPPPDLLGVGSSARNRFVGLVTKVTADRVMAEVQMQCGPFTVVSLMSAESARHLGLEPGVVAEAVVKATTVIVETPAGTS, via the coding sequence GTGCCGCCCATTCGGATCAAGGACGCCGCAGCCCTGCTCGGGGTCAGCGATGACACCGTGCGCCGCTGGATCGACGGCGGCACCCTGGCGTCCTATAAGGACGACACGGGCCGCAAGGTGATCGCCGGCGACGTGCTCGCCGAATTCGCGGGTGACCACGCGTCGCCGCCGCCCGATCTGCTCGGCGTCGGAAGTTCCGCGCGCAACCGGTTCGTCGGCCTGGTCACCAAGGTGACCGCGGATCGGGTCATGGCCGAGGTGCAGATGCAGTGTGGTCCGTTCACCGTGGTCTCGCTGATGAGCGCCGAGTCGGCGCGCCATCTGGGCCTCGAACCGGGTGTGGTCGCCGAGGCTGTGGTGAAGGCCACCACGGTCATCGTCGAAACACCGGCGGGGACGTCGTGA
- a CDS encoding DUF4032 domain-containing protein produces MAAPELRLRAPCPGLLALPWDRPLAEWMVPEVPLRDIAVGPSRHLVKFVDSDGELWAVKELPPRIAAREYDVLSRLEEMGLNAVRPAGLVFQPDFDTAILLTRYLVGSWQYRRLFMRLPADAPKHRARLFDAMATLLVELHRHGVFWGDCSLANTLFSRDGQVLQAFLVDAETSEVHPRLSDGQRTHDIDITVENVAAGLLDVAAKLEKPELEAGFIQEALSIRRRYERLWDLLHSEPTFGFADRYRVEGTIRRLNELGFAVDEVSLQPVSAGADELRLHVAVGDRRFHATQLQRLTGLDVGEGQARILLGDIQAYQGQLCREAGHDVDERTAAQLWVMEVATPTMHRAHSALGGTGTPIQAYCDLLEVRWLLSEQAGRDVGTEQALQALARRVVPSESAAQLMVVETPTEPFSVLDDD; encoded by the coding sequence ATGGCAGCTCCCGAGCTGCGGCTACGGGCCCCGTGCCCGGGATTGCTGGCGCTGCCCTGGGACCGCCCGCTGGCCGAGTGGATGGTGCCCGAGGTTCCGCTGCGCGACATCGCGGTCGGACCCAGCCGGCACCTCGTGAAGTTCGTCGACTCCGACGGCGAACTGTGGGCCGTCAAGGAACTGCCGCCGCGGATCGCCGCCCGCGAATACGACGTGCTGAGCCGGTTGGAAGAGATGGGTCTGAACGCGGTTCGACCCGCCGGGCTGGTGTTCCAACCGGACTTCGACACCGCGATCCTGCTGACCCGATACCTCGTCGGTTCGTGGCAGTACCGGCGGCTGTTCATGCGACTGCCGGCCGATGCACCCAAGCACCGCGCCCGACTGTTCGACGCGATGGCCACGCTGCTGGTCGAACTACACCGGCACGGGGTCTTCTGGGGTGACTGCTCGCTGGCCAACACACTGTTCTCCCGCGACGGACAGGTCTTGCAGGCGTTCCTCGTCGACGCCGAGACCAGCGAGGTCCATCCGCGGCTCTCCGACGGACAGCGGACCCACGACATCGACATCACCGTCGAGAACGTCGCGGCGGGACTGCTGGATGTGGCGGCCAAGCTCGAAAAGCCGGAACTGGAAGCAGGATTCATCCAGGAGGCGCTGAGCATCCGACGGCGCTACGAGAGACTGTGGGACCTGCTCCACTCCGAGCCGACCTTCGGTTTCGCCGACCGCTACCGGGTGGAGGGGACCATCCGCAGGCTCAACGAGCTGGGCTTCGCCGTCGACGAGGTGTCCCTGCAGCCGGTGAGTGCCGGCGCCGACGAGCTTCGTCTGCATGTGGCGGTCGGTGACCGCCGCTTTCACGCAACCCAACTGCAGCGGCTGACGGGGCTGGACGTCGGCGAGGGGCAGGCCCGCATCCTGCTGGGCGATATCCAGGCGTACCAGGGGCAGCTCTGCCGCGAGGCGGGACACGACGTCGACGAGCGCACCGCTGCGCAACTGTGGGTGATGGAGGTCGCCACGCCGACGATGCATCGCGCGCATTCCGCGCTCGGGGGTACCGGAACACCGATCCAGGCGTACTGCGATCTGCTCGAGGTGCGCTGGCTGCTCTCCGAGCAGGCCGGCCGTGACGTGGGCACCGAGCAGGCGCTGCAGGCGCTGGCCCGCCGAGTCGTTCCGTCGGAGTCGGCGGCACAGCTGATGGTGGTCGAGACGCCGACCGAGCCGTTCTCGGTCCTCGACGACGACTGA
- the ugpC gene encoding sn-glycerol-3-phosphate ABC transporter ATP-binding protein UgpC, whose product MAAITMRNIVKKYDDGFPAVNDVSLDIADGEFVILVGPSGCGKSTLLRMIVGLEDITSGDMLIGDTRVNDKAPRDRNLAMVFQNYALYPHLTVFENIAFPLRLSGKHSDDEIRKLVTEAADTLELGEHLDRKPANLSGGQRQRVAMGRAIVRQADAFLFDEPLSNLDAKLRGQMRTEILRLQRRLGVTTVYVTHDQTEAMTLGDRVAVLKRGIMQQVASPRELYDQPVNLFVAGFIGSPPMNFVPARVTGNEIELPFVTIPLRDEWRDAVEDGKVYIAGIRPGAFEDAEFVDADKRSRGVTFDVDIDVTEWLGNEQYAFVPFEATAEISGQLAELASELDSEQLRTQICVELDPLSRVRSGDKATLWLDDERLHLFDPQTGDNLTRSAESRGRHAASTG is encoded by the coding sequence ATGGCAGCAATCACGATGCGCAACATCGTCAAGAAGTACGACGACGGCTTCCCGGCCGTCAACGACGTCAGCCTCGACATCGCCGACGGCGAGTTCGTCATCCTCGTCGGACCGTCCGGCTGCGGGAAGTCCACGCTGCTGCGGATGATCGTGGGTCTGGAGGACATCACCTCCGGTGACATGCTGATCGGCGACACCCGCGTCAACGACAAGGCCCCGCGCGACCGCAACCTGGCCATGGTGTTCCAGAACTACGCGCTGTACCCGCACCTGACGGTCTTCGAGAACATCGCGTTCCCGCTTCGGCTGTCCGGCAAGCACTCCGACGACGAGATCCGCAAGCTCGTCACCGAGGCGGCGGACACCCTCGAACTCGGCGAGCATCTCGACCGGAAGCCGGCCAACCTGTCCGGCGGCCAGCGCCAGCGGGTGGCGATGGGACGCGCGATCGTCCGCCAGGCCGACGCGTTCCTCTTCGACGAGCCGTTGAGCAATCTCGACGCGAAACTGCGCGGCCAGATGCGCACCGAGATCCTTCGGCTGCAACGCCGCCTCGGGGTCACGACGGTGTACGTCACCCACGATCAGACCGAGGCCATGACCCTCGGCGACCGTGTCGCAGTGCTGAAGAGGGGCATCATGCAACAGGTCGCCAGCCCGCGCGAGCTCTACGACCAGCCGGTCAATCTCTTCGTCGCAGGCTTCATCGGCTCTCCGCCGATGAACTTCGTGCCCGCGCGGGTGACCGGCAACGAGATCGAGCTGCCGTTCGTGACGATCCCGCTGCGCGACGAGTGGCGCGACGCCGTCGAGGACGGGAAGGTCTACATCGCCGGGATCCGGCCGGGGGCGTTCGAGGACGCCGAGTTCGTCGACGCCGACAAGCGCTCCCGCGGAGTCACTTTCGACGTCGACATCGATGTGACCGAGTGGCTGGGCAACGAGCAGTACGCGTTTGTGCCCTTCGAAGCCACCGCGGAGATTTCCGGCCAGCTCGCCGAGCTGGCCAGCGAGCTCGACAGTGAGCAGCTGCGCACGCAGATCTGCGTGGAGCTGGATCCGTTGAGCCGGGTGCGTTCGGGTGACAAGGCCACCTTGTGGCTCGACGACGAGAGGCTGCACCTGTTCGATCCTCAGACCGGTGACAACCTCACGCGTTCAGCAGAGTCCCGCGGGCGGCACGCAGCGTCCACCGGCTGA
- a CDS encoding carbohydrate ABC transporter permease — protein sequence MTKNTKWWTIAGIVILIYSFAPMLWMISLAFKPPSDIVSGTPSFLPSTFTLDNFAQIFSNPLFTRALINSIGIAVIATGISVVIAMFAAYAIARLEFRGKKVLLSLALGIAMFPQAALVGPLFDMWRGLGIYDTWLGLIIPYLTFALPLSIWTMSAFFRQIPWEMEHAAQVDGATSWQAFRKVIVPLAAPGVFTTAILTFFFCWNDFLFAISLTSTDSARTVPAALAFFQGASYFESPVPYIMAASVIVTIPVVILVLIFQRRIVAGLTSGAVKG from the coding sequence GTGACCAAGAACACCAAGTGGTGGACGATCGCAGGCATCGTCATCCTCATCTACAGCTTCGCGCCGATGCTGTGGATGATCAGCCTGGCCTTCAAGCCACCGTCGGACATCGTCTCGGGTACACCGTCCTTCCTGCCGAGCACATTCACCCTCGACAACTTCGCCCAGATCTTCAGCAATCCGCTGTTCACCAGGGCGCTGATCAACTCGATCGGCATCGCGGTCATCGCCACGGGCATCTCGGTGGTCATCGCGATGTTCGCGGCGTATGCCATCGCGCGCCTGGAGTTCCGCGGCAAGAAGGTGTTGCTGTCTCTGGCCCTGGGCATCGCGATGTTCCCGCAGGCAGCCCTGGTGGGCCCGCTGTTCGACATGTGGCGCGGACTGGGGATCTACGACACCTGGCTGGGTCTGATCATCCCGTATCTGACATTCGCGCTGCCGCTGTCGATCTGGACGATGTCGGCGTTCTTCCGCCAGATCCCCTGGGAGATGGAACATGCCGCGCAGGTGGACGGCGCCACCTCATGGCAGGCCTTCCGCAAGGTGATCGTCCCGTTGGCGGCGCCGGGGGTGTTCACCACGGCGATCCTGACGTTCTTCTTCTGCTGGAACGACTTCCTCTTCGCCATCTCGCTGACGTCCACCGACAGCGCCCGCACGGTGCCGGCGGCGTTGGCGTTCTTCCAGGGCGCGTCCTACTTCGAGTCGCCAGTGCCCTACATCATGGCCGCGTCGGTGATCGTCACGATCCCCGTCGTCATCTTGGTCCTCATCTTCCAACGGCGCATCGTCGCCGGCCTGACTTCCGGAGCAGTGAAGGGATAA
- a CDS encoding sugar ABC transporter permease: MTAVQDAPIQKDPGKPVASERIKGERRLGFYLTLPSYVVMLLVTAYPLGYALVLSLYNFRLTDPEGRSFVGLSNYLVILTDPLWWNDFVTTLVITVVTVAVELVLGFWFAFVMLRIVRGRGPLRTAILIPYGIVTVVSAFIWRYAFAIDSGFVNQWLNLSEFDWFGDRWSAIFVICLSEIWKTTPFISLLLLAGLVQVPEDMQEAAKVDGATAWQRLWKITLPNMKAAIMVALLFRTLDAWRIFDNPYVMTAGANNTETISFLAYRQNVTLVNLGMGSAVSVLLFLSVVLIAWIFIKVFKTDLSQVRGDQ; this comes from the coding sequence GTGACGGCTGTTCAGGATGCCCCGATCCAGAAGGACCCCGGCAAGCCGGTAGCCAGTGAGCGCATCAAGGGCGAGCGCCGGCTCGGGTTCTACCTGACCCTTCCGTCGTATGTGGTGATGCTGCTGGTCACCGCGTACCCGCTGGGCTACGCACTGGTGTTGTCGCTGTACAACTTCCGCCTCACCGACCCGGAAGGTCGCAGCTTCGTCGGGTTGAGCAACTACCTCGTCATCCTCACCGACCCGCTGTGGTGGAACGACTTCGTCACCACACTGGTCATCACGGTCGTCACGGTGGCGGTCGAGCTCGTGCTCGGTTTCTGGTTCGCCTTCGTGATGCTGCGCATCGTTCGGGGGCGCGGCCCGCTGCGCACGGCGATCCTCATCCCGTACGGCATCGTCACCGTGGTGTCGGCGTTCATCTGGCGCTACGCCTTCGCCATCGATTCCGGTTTCGTCAACCAGTGGCTGAACCTGTCGGAGTTCGACTGGTTCGGTGACCGGTGGTCCGCCATCTTCGTCATCTGCCTCTCGGAGATCTGGAAGACCACACCGTTCATCTCGCTGCTGCTGCTGGCCGGTCTGGTGCAGGTCCCCGAAGACATGCAGGAGGCCGCCAAGGTCGACGGCGCCACCGCATGGCAACGACTCTGGAAGATCACGCTGCCGAACATGAAGGCCGCGATCATGGTGGCGCTGCTGTTCCGCACGCTGGACGCGTGGCGGATCTTCGACAACCCGTACGTGATGACCGCAGGCGCGAACAACACCGAGACGATCTCGTTCCTGGCCTATCGGCAGAACGTCACGCTGGTGAATCTCGGTATGGGGTCGGCGGTCTCGGTGTTGTTGTTCCTGTCCGTCGTCCTGATCGCCTGGATCTTCATCAAGGTCTTCAAAACCGACCTCTCGCAAGTCAGGGGTGACCAGTGA
- a CDS encoding extracellular solute-binding protein, which translates to MKRIQFARGRRRRAIALASAPLVAATLLSGCGSQGGPPTLTWYILPDNGGSVARAEQCAEASNGAYQVRIESLPSTATAQREQMVRRLAAGDSSIDLVSMDVVFTAEFANAGFLRPYTAEETSRLTAGMLPAPIETGIWEDTLYGAPYKSNAQLLWYRKSAAAAAGVDPASPTFTWDEMLKAAVGQNKKIAVQAQRYEGYTVLINALVLSGGGALLEDVEAGRNARPSLASPPGEKAAEIVGNLGRSPAAPVDMSNASEEQARANFQSEQGMFMVNWPYVLAAARSAAEEGTLPQEVVDDIGWARYPRVSPDRPSAPPLGGANLGIGAYTEYPDQAVALVECINAEPMATQYMLDESEPSPYAASYDNPDIRAEYANADLIRESIGDGGPRPPSPFYTDISGAIQQTWHPPASVNAETPERTDQFMADVLAGRRLL; encoded by the coding sequence ATGAAACGAATTCAGTTCGCCCGGGGGCGACGCCGCCGCGCAATCGCGCTGGCCAGCGCGCCTCTGGTCGCGGCAACGCTGTTGTCCGGCTGCGGCAGTCAGGGTGGTCCCCCGACACTGACGTGGTACATCCTGCCCGACAACGGCGGCTCCGTGGCACGCGCTGAGCAGTGCGCGGAGGCATCCAACGGGGCCTACCAGGTGCGCATCGAGTCGCTGCCCAGTACCGCCACCGCCCAGCGCGAGCAGATGGTCCGCCGCCTCGCCGCCGGCGATTCCTCGATTGATCTGGTGAGCATGGACGTGGTGTTCACCGCCGAATTCGCCAACGCCGGCTTCCTTCGCCCCTACACCGCAGAGGAGACCAGCCGGCTGACCGCGGGAATGCTGCCCGCCCCCATCGAGACGGGCATATGGGAGGACACCCTTTACGGGGCGCCCTACAAGTCCAACGCCCAGCTGCTCTGGTATCGCAAGTCCGCCGCGGCCGCCGCCGGCGTCGATCCCGCCTCGCCGACGTTCACGTGGGACGAGATGCTCAAAGCCGCTGTGGGACAGAACAAGAAGATCGCGGTGCAGGCACAGCGCTACGAGGGTTACACGGTGTTGATCAACGCGCTGGTGCTCTCCGGCGGCGGCGCACTGCTCGAGGACGTCGAGGCAGGCCGCAATGCCAGGCCGTCGCTGGCCTCCCCACCCGGGGAGAAAGCCGCCGAGATCGTCGGCAACCTCGGTCGGTCCCCTGCCGCGCCCGTCGACATGTCCAACGCGTCGGAGGAGCAGGCGCGCGCCAACTTCCAGTCCGAGCAGGGCATGTTCATGGTCAACTGGCCCTACGTCCTGGCCGCGGCCCGCAGCGCCGCCGAGGAGGGCACGCTGCCGCAAGAGGTGGTCGACGACATCGGCTGGGCCCGTTACCCCAGGGTCTCCCCTGACCGTCCCAGCGCGCCGCCGTTGGGTGGCGCGAACCTCGGCATCGGTGCGTACACGGAGTACCCCGACCAGGCGGTGGCTCTGGTCGAATGCATCAACGCCGAGCCCATGGCCACCCAGTACATGCTCGACGAGAGCGAGCCCTCGCCGTACGCCGCGTCGTATGACAACCCCGACATCCGCGCCGAGTATGCCAACGCCGACCTCATCCGGGAGTCCATCGGCGACGGGGGGCCCCGCCCGCCGAGCCCCTTCTACACCGACATCTCGGGCGCGATCCAGCAGACCTGGCACCCGCCGGCCTCGGTGAACGCCGAAACACCGGAAAGGACAGACCAATTCATGGCTGACGTGCTGGCGGGGAGGCGGCTGCTGTGA
- a CDS encoding LacI family DNA-binding transcriptional regulator, which translates to MIPKQTVNMTDVARRSGVSIASVSRALRGESGVSPTTRERILRAARELAYVVSPEASRLSGGATGRVGVVVPRIDAWFYSTVLAGIAGEFDTVGMDLVLYALPDSASRYRFFEALPLRRKVDAVIVASVPLTARERTRLDQLGVPTVFVGGHHPGDSHPWVGINEELAARQAVGHLVRIGHSDIAMIQARDEEGTPWATNEGRIRGFHRQIDEAGLTDPIVVIAEWGIDGGAQGMEMLLSMPQLPTAVFCHSDEMALGALRTLSKSGISVPHQISVIGVDDHPSADLSDLTTVAQPVRDQGLIAARQVLAQLDPDAVEAPEEVSTLPTRLVVRGSTAPPR; encoded by the coding sequence ATGATCCCAAAACAGACGGTCAACATGACCGATGTGGCGCGGCGTTCGGGTGTGTCGATCGCCTCGGTGTCGCGTGCGCTCCGTGGCGAGTCCGGTGTCTCCCCCACCACCCGGGAACGCATTCTGCGCGCGGCTCGCGAGCTGGCATACGTGGTGTCCCCCGAGGCGTCGCGCCTATCGGGTGGAGCCACCGGCCGAGTCGGTGTCGTGGTGCCACGCATAGACGCGTGGTTCTACTCGACCGTACTCGCCGGGATCGCCGGCGAATTCGACACTGTCGGCATGGATCTGGTTCTCTACGCGCTGCCGGACTCCGCTTCCCGCTACCGATTCTTCGAGGCGCTTCCGTTGCGGCGCAAGGTGGACGCGGTGATCGTTGCCTCGGTGCCGCTGACCGCCCGTGAGCGCACGCGACTGGACCAACTCGGGGTGCCCACCGTGTTCGTCGGCGGGCATCACCCCGGCGACAGTCACCCCTGGGTGGGCATCAACGAGGAGTTGGCCGCCAGACAGGCCGTCGGGCACCTGGTACGCATCGGCCACAGCGACATCGCGATGATCCAGGCCCGAGACGAAGAAGGCACACCGTGGGCGACCAATGAGGGACGCATCCGGGGATTCCATCGGCAGATCGACGAGGCCGGCCTGACCGACCCGATCGTGGTGATCGCCGAGTGGGGAATCGACGGCGGCGCGCAGGGCATGGAGATGCTGCTGAGCATGCCGCAGTTACCCACCGCGGTGTTCTGCCATTCCGATGAGATGGCACTCGGCGCGCTGCGCACCCTGAGCAAGTCTGGAATCTCTGTCCCGCATCAAATCTCGGTCATCGGGGTCGACGACCACCCGTCGGCCGACCTGAGTGACCTGACGACGGTCGCGCAGCCGGTGCGCGATCAGGGCCTGATCGCGGCGCGGCAGGTGCTCGCTCAACTCGATCCTGACGCGGTGGAGGCACCGGAGGAGGTGTCGACGCTGCCTACCCGGCTGGTCGTCCGCGGATCCACCGCCCCGCCGCGCTGA
- a CDS encoding glycoside hydrolase family 13 protein — protein MVPVVPSWWQTAVVYQVYIRSFADGNGDGIGDVHGLRMRLPYVAQLGVDAIWINPWYPSPMADAGYDVADYRDIEPSYGTLDEAQALISEAHALGIRVLLDIVPNHTSDEHAWFRAALRDEPGARQRYHFRPGAGDDGGLPPNNWQSVFGGPAWTQVADGDWYLHLFAPGQPDLNWEHDEVRREFEDILAFWFDRGVDGFRIDVAHGLVKEADLPDAVDTADVAQTLVQPNEGHPAWDQDGVHEVYRGWRSVADRYSPERIFIAEAWVPSNERLARYLRPDELHTAFQFDFLRTPWRAELLRSVVDDAIGAAATVGAPPTWVLSNHDVPRTVTRFSRSQPMHLIETDWERARWAGEDPDHELGRRRARAAALVQLALPGTAYVYQGEELALEEVENLPDEARQDPAWVQSGFTDVGRDGCRIPLPWSDTSAPYGFAPDDSAATWLPQPEDWAEHSVEAQDRDPNSTLNLYRDALRLRPELWRDAGDVTWLEVAADVAAFERGGAQCWVNTGETGVLLPGSLSVVLSSAPGVDGTLPPDTAVWLASGQSPK, from the coding sequence GTGGTTCCCGTCGTACCGTCCTGGTGGCAGACCGCCGTCGTCTACCAGGTCTACATCCGCAGCTTCGCCGACGGTAACGGCGACGGCATCGGTGACGTCCACGGGCTGCGGATGCGGCTGCCCTATGTGGCGCAGCTCGGAGTTGATGCCATCTGGATCAACCCGTGGTATCCCTCGCCGATGGCCGACGCAGGTTACGACGTCGCCGACTACCGCGACATCGAGCCGTCCTACGGAACCCTCGACGAGGCGCAGGCACTGATCTCCGAAGCGCACGCGCTCGGGATCCGGGTGCTGCTCGACATCGTGCCCAACCACACGTCCGATGAGCACGCGTGGTTTCGCGCGGCGCTTCGTGACGAGCCAGGGGCGCGGCAGCGCTACCACTTCCGTCCGGGGGCCGGCGACGACGGTGGGCTCCCGCCCAACAACTGGCAGAGCGTGTTCGGCGGCCCCGCCTGGACACAGGTGGCCGATGGCGACTGGTATCTACATCTCTTCGCCCCCGGTCAGCCCGACCTCAACTGGGAACACGACGAGGTGCGCCGTGAGTTCGAGGACATCCTGGCCTTCTGGTTCGACCGCGGCGTCGACGGCTTCCGCATCGATGTGGCACACGGTCTGGTCAAAGAGGCGGATCTGCCCGACGCGGTCGATACGGCCGATGTCGCGCAGACCCTCGTCCAGCCCAACGAGGGGCATCCGGCCTGGGACCAGGACGGGGTGCACGAGGTCTACCGCGGGTGGCGTTCGGTGGCCGACCGGTATTCGCCCGAGCGGATATTCATCGCCGAAGCGTGGGTACCGAGCAATGAGCGGCTCGCGCGCTACCTCCGGCCTGACGAGTTGCACACCGCATTCCAGTTCGACTTCCTGCGGACTCCCTGGCGCGCTGAGCTCCTCCGCTCCGTGGTGGACGACGCCATCGGCGCGGCGGCGACAGTGGGTGCGCCGCCGACCTGGGTGCTGTCCAACCACGACGTGCCCCGCACCGTGACGCGGTTCTCCCGGTCCCAGCCGATGCATCTGATCGAAACCGACTGGGAGCGAGCACGCTGGGCCGGTGAGGACCCCGATCACGAGCTCGGCCGCCGGCGCGCCCGCGCCGCCGCTCTGGTGCAGTTGGCACTGCCGGGAACCGCCTACGTCTATCAGGGTGAGGAACTGGCTCTCGAAGAGGTCGAGAACCTTCCCGACGAGGCGCGCCAGGACCCTGCATGGGTGCAGTCCGGGTTCACCGATGTCGGCCGGGACGGATGCCGTATTCCGTTGCCATGGAGCGACACATCCGCGCCCTATGGATTTGCACCCGATGACAGCGCCGCCACGTGGCTTCCGCAGCCGGAGGACTGGGCGGAACACAGTGTCGAGGCTCAGGATCGTGACCCGAATTCGACACTGAACCTGTATCGGGACGCGTTGCGGCTGCGACCGGAGCTGTGGCGCGACGCCGGCGACGTGACGTGGCTCGAGGTGGCGGCCGACGTCGCTGCATTCGAGCGCGGCGGCGCCCAGTGCTGGGTGAACACCGGCGAGACCGGAGTGCTGCTGCCGGGGTCGCTGTCGGTGGTGCTGTCGTCGGCACCGGGTGTCGACGGAACTCTGCCCCCGGACACGGCCGTGTGGCTCGCCTCCGGGCAGTCGCCGAAGTAG